DNA sequence from the Staphylococcus epidermidis genome:
ACGAGTGAACTTTTACCAGAACCTGACACACCTGTAACAACAGTTAAGACAGATAGTGGGAAGTCTACATTTACATTTTTCAAATTATTACTTTTAGCACCTTTAATTTGAATCTTTCTATCGGTGATTTCTCGTCTGTATTCAGGGACTTCAATTCGTTTTTTTCCACTTAAATATTGACCAGTTAAGGATTTTTTATCTTTCATTACTTTATTAGGGGTACCACTTGAGACAACCTCTCCACCGTGGTTACCAGCTCCCGGACCCACATCAACTAAATAATCAGCTGCTCTCATAGTATCATCGTCATGTTCAACGACAATAAGTGTATTACCTAAATCACGCATTTCTTTTAAAGTATTAATTAATCTATCATTATCTCTTTGATGTAATCCAATAGAAGGTTCATCTAAAACATATAGTACTCCGGTTAATCGTGAACCAATTTGTGTTGCTAAACGAATACGTTGTGCTTCCCCTCCAGATAAAGTCCCTGATGAGCGATCTAAAGTCAAATATTCCAAACCAACATTATTTAAAAATGATAATCTTGAAATAATCTCTTTTAAAATTTGATCTGCAATCGATTTATCTTGGTCGCTTAATTTTAAATTTTCGAAATAATAAAGCGCGTTTTTAATTGAATATTCAACGACTTCACCTATATTATAGTCGCCTACGTATACAGATAACGCTTCTTTGCTTAAGCGTTTGCCATGACAAGTTTCACACGGTAACTCTGTCATATATTTACTCATCATTTCGCGTGTATATTCAGAGGGAGATTCATGGTAACGACGGTCAATGTTAGGTACCACACCTTCAAAAACCATTTTACGTTTACGAGTACCACCATTTCGTTGCGTGAAAGTAAATTCAATTTCTTTTTCTCCAGAACCATTCATAAGTATATTTTTTTGTCTATCAGTCAATTTTTTATATGGCTTATCCATATTAATTTTGTAGACTTCACATACACGTTTTAATAAAGTTGGATAAAAATCCGAACTTGTTGGTTCCCATGGTTCAATTGCACCTTCATTTAAAGTTTTATTTTTATCAGGAATGACTAAATCTAGGTCTACTTTTAGTTTTTGACCTAAACCATCACAAGTTGGACACGCACCAAACGGACTGTTGAAACTAAACATTCTAGGTTCTAATTCACCAATAGAGAAACCACATATAGGACATGCGTGGTTCTCAGAGAATTTAAGTTCTTCTCCATTAATAACGTCAACTGTTAAATTACCTTCAGCAAGTTCAAGTGCTGTCTCAATAGAGTCCGCTAAACGCGTCTCAATGCCATCTTTAACTACAAGTCTATCAACAACAACTTCAATTGTGTGATTTTTATTTTTATCCAATTGAGGCACTTCATTTACATCGACGATTTCATCATCAACACGTAAACGCACATATCCTTTCTTACCTATATCTTCAATTAATTTTTCATGATTTCCTTTTCTATGTGATATAACTGGAGCAAGTAATTGAATTTTTGTACGTTCTTCCAATTCTAAAATACGATCAACCATTTGTTGAACAGTTTGTGATTCAATTTCTATACCGTGATAAGGACAGTACGGTTTACCGACACGCGCATATAATAATCGAATATAATCATAGATTTCAGTCACAGTGGCAACGGTAGAACGTGGGTTTTTACTTGTCGTCTTCTGATCAATAGATATTGCTGGTGACAAACCTTCAATGGTATCTACATCAGGTTTGTCCATTTGTCCTAAAAATTGTCGCGCATATGCACTTAACGATTCCACATAACGTCGTTGACCTTCAGCATAAATAGTATCGAACGCTAACGAAGATTTACCTGAGCCTGAAAGTCCAGTCATGACAATCAACTTGTTTTTAGGTAATTCAATATCTACTCCTTTTAAATTATGTGCTCGTGCACCTTTTACTACAATTGACGGTCCTTTCATTTAATCGTCACCCTTCTGCTTTTAATTCAAATAACATATCTCTTAACTCTGTTGCTTTTTCGAAATCTAAATCTTTGGCTGCTTTTTTCATTTCTTTTTCTATATTTTCTATTGTTTTTTGACGTTCTTTCTTTGTCATTTTCTTAGGTAATTCAGTTTGTTGTTGTTGATTTGTCTCATCGCTCTCCACAGTAGCACTAATGACGTCGTGAATCTTTTTGTTAATTGTTTTCGGCGTGATGCCATGTTCTTTGTTATGAGCAATTTGTATTTCTCTACGTCTTTGTGTTTCATCTATTGCATATTGCATAGAATCTGTAATTTTATCCGCATACATAATGACTTCTCCTTTGTCATTACGTGCTGCTCGCCCAATAGTTTGAATAAGAGATCTATCAGAACGTAAGAAGCCTTCCTTATCTGCATCTAAAATTACAACTAAAGATACTTCAGGTATATCTATACCCTCTCTCAGCAGATTGATCCCAACTATTGCGTCGTAAGTACCCATACGTAAGTCTCGAATAATTTCTATTCGTTCTAATGTTTTAATTTCTGAGTGTAAATAATTAACTTTAATCCCCGCTTCTTTCATATATGTAGTTAAATCTTCACTCATTTTTTTAGTAAGTGTTGTCACAAGTACACGTTCATCTTTGTCAACGCGATCTTGGATTTCACTTAAAAGATCATCGATTTGATTCTCAGTTGGACGCACATCAATTTTAGGATCAAGTAAACCAGTAGGTCGTATAATTTGTTCAACCATTTCATCTGTATGTTCTAACTCATATGGGCCTGGTGTAGCTGAAACATAAACAAGTTGTTTTGTTTTTTCTTCAAATTCTTCAAATTTTAATGGTCGGTTATCCAACGCACTTGGCAAACGAAATCCATGGTCTATTAATACTTGTTTACGAGCTCTATCCCCATTGTACATACCACGAATTTGAGGTAACGTAACGTGAGACTCATCAATCATGACAAGCCAATCATCTCCAAAATAATCAAGCAATGTATATGGTGTTGAACCTAATGGTCTTAAAGTTAAGTGAACAGAATAATTTTCAATACCTGAACAAAAGCCCATTTCTCTCATCATTTCTAAATCGTAGTTAGTACGTTGTTCTAACCTTTGAGCTTCTAATAATTTATTCTCATCACGTAATTCTTTTAGTCTCTCTTCTAATTCTTTTTCTATACGTTCAATAGCTACTTTCATTTTCTCTTCACGAGTAACGAAGTGTGAAGCAGGGAAAATTGTAAAATGTTCACGTTCTCGAATTACTTCACCAGTTAAATAGTTAACTTCTCTGATGCGATCAATTTCATCTCCAAAAAATTCTACGCGAATACACATTTCTTCTCTAGAAGCTGGGAATATTTCAACAACATCTCCACGCACTCTAAATGTACCACGTTGAAAATCTATGTCATTACGTGAGTATTGTACATCAACTAACTTTCTCAACAATTCGCTTCGTTCCATCTCCATACCAACACGTACACTAACAACCAAATTTTTATATTCTTCCGGATTACCTAAACCATAGATACAACTAACACTTGCGATAATAATGACATCATCACGTTCAAATAAAGAACTTGTAGCAGAATGTCGTAGTTGGTCAATTTCATCGTTAATGGAGGCGTCTTTTTCAATAAAAGTATCTGTTGAAGGCACGTATGCTTCAGGTTGATAGTAGTCGTAATAACTAACGAAATATTCAACTCTATTTTCTGGGAAAAATTCTTTAAATTCACTATATAGTTGACCTGCTAATGTCTTGTTATGTGCAATAATAAGTGTAGGTTTACCAACCTCTTTAATTACGTTACTCATAGTAAAAGTTTTACCTGTCCCAGTTGCACCTAATAAGGTTTGATGACGTTTCCTTTCATTTACGCCATCCACAATTTTTTGTATCGCTTGTGGCTGATCACCTTGTGGCTCAAATTCAGACTTTAACTTAAATGGAACATGTTCTACCATTCCAAAATACGCCTCCTAATATTGTTATCATTTATAAAGATTTTACACATCTCAAATCAATTACTTTTTCATGAATATCATTTTCTATTTTAACAAATTCTATAAGAACAATACAAACATTTGTTCGCTTGTGAAATATAACATTTATAATGCTTATTCTAAAACAAGAGCTCTAAGATGATTTCTTATGTAAGAAATTGTCTTAGAGCTTTATTTATCAGTAATGTATGATGTGCGATGTTTTTCTTAAACGTACAATCAAATACATATTATATACACACTGCACTTTAAAATCTTTCGCTTTTATATTCACAATGTATCAATTATTATGTTCTAGCTATTAAAATATTTACTATTTAATATTTAGTTATTAATGTTTACACCATGGATTACTTAATATTCAAAATACTATAAACATCAATTTAAAGTAAAAAATGAGCAATAATGATGATTCAACAATTTTAAAATAAAATCATAATCACTATTATTACAGTTCAATGTAATAATAAATCAAAAAAACAAATACTTCAAAATTTTTGTTTGAACAAACGCATTCTTAAGAATCATTTTGGTTCTTATGAAATTCAAGTTGATCAATTATTAAATAACCAGCTAATAAACTTGTCACATCTATAAAAATAATCCATTCGTTGTGAAAGAATCCTTTATAAACTGATGCCCCTATTATTACCAGTGTGACTAATGTACCAATCCATTTACTTCTAGTCACCACACTAAACAGCACAACTAATATACAAGGAAAGAAGGCCGCACAAACATACCAAATCATTATCGTCACCCATTTCTTCTGTTTAGAATTGACATTGTTGTTTCACGTAATTCAGTTCGAGGAATAAAGTTTTCTGTGAGCATTTCAGGTATAACATTTTCAATAAAATCTTTTACAGATTCTAAGTGATCAAATTGTATAATAGTTTCTAAACTCATTTCATATATTTCAAAAAATAGTGGCTCAGGATTACGTTTTTGTATTTCTCCAAATGTTTCATACAATAAATCAATTTTATCAGCAACAGATAGAATTTGACCTTCTAGAGAATCATCTTTACCTTCTTGTAAACGTTCACGATACACGTGCTGATATTGTGTTGGTATCTCCTCTTTGATAAACGTATCGACCATTTCTTCTTCAACTTGGGAGAATAAATGTTTTAATTCCTTACTTGCGTATTTTACCGGTGTTTTGATATCACCTGTAAACACTTCAGCAAAGTCGTGGTTGAGTGACTTTTCATAGAGACTCTTCCAATCGATTTTATTTCCATGATATTCTTCGACAGTAGCCATATATTGCGCAATTTTAGTTACTTTAAAAGAATGAGCTGCGACATTGTGTTCAAAATATTTAAATTTACCTGGTAATCTTATTAATTTTTCTAAATCTGATAGTCTTTTAAAATATTGATGCATTCCCATAATAAGACACCTCCTTAATATTAAAATTAGTCTATATTCTTATTGTTATTATATCAATCAATATTATTATTGAAAGTAAATTATCATGTAAATCATTTCTATTTTATTACAAAAGAAAAAGTAGAATAATGAATTCATTTTGAACTCACTATTCTACTCTAATACGTAATTTATGGGTAAAACATGTTGATATATATGGAGGTGTTGTTCAACCAACATGATTTTCAATTTAATTGTCTAGAACGTTTATATAACATAAGAGACAATTATACGCGCAGTTCATTCACACTTTGAATATAAATAGCCATTTAGTGAATGTAATTATATGAATTAGGGTTGCTAATAGTTCTGTAAGATTTTACGTTAACGCCACCATTCCAGTTCATTTCCGAAACAGTTACAGAACCATTAGAATTGATTGATTCAACAACGCCAACATGTCCATAAGCACCAGCCCCATTTTGACCCGGACCACTTTGGAATACAGCACCAACCTCAGGTGTGTGATCTACATTAAAGCCAGCCTGATTAGCTGAATATGCCCAGTTACTAGCGTTGCCCCATAGACTTCCAATTGGTTTCCCTAGCTCAGCTCGACGATCGAATGCATAATAAGTACATTGACCAGTAGTGTATAAATTACCTGAGTTAGATACACTTCTTAGACCATCATAGGCGTTTGACACAGAGTATGTATCAGTTGATTCACTATCATAATTATCATAAGTAGTGTTGGAAGTATCAGTTGATACATTATTATATCCTACTGGAATGTAGTTAGTTTCATAATTTACGAATGTGTTTGTGTTATTAAATTGTTCAAATGCAGTTTCAGATACTACAATTTCATCTCCCGGAAAAATAAGAGGTTCTACACCAGGATTTAATGCATAAAGCTCTTCTAAAGAAAGATTATGTTCTAAAGCAATTTTATATAAACTATCTCCAGGTTTTACAATGTAAATACCTAAGTTTGATTGATTTGTAATTACATCACCCGTTGCATATGTGTCTAGTTGCGACGTCTCAGATTCTTGTGCGTTAGCTGCAGTGTTGATTGCAATAAAAGCTGCAATCGAACTTAACGTTACAGTTAGCGTTTTTTTCATCTAGTTGTCATTCCTTTGCTAGTTGATTATTAATTCACAAATTTAATATAGCACAATCAAATGAAGCTAAGGGTATTGTTATATTGATGTAATATAATAGTTAAGAAGTGTATTTTTACATCTAGAGGTGATTATCTACTCCACTAGTTCCTAACCTTATGATGTACAGGTCAAATTAAAGTCATTCTCGTATAAGATTGAATTTACTACGGTAACATTAGAAAATGCAGACTACATATAAAGTAAATATAACTTTAAAAATTAACTCCCTATTCTGTCTGCTTAATGAAAAATACGCATAATCATTGATAAATCAAATAATGATTATGCGTATATCAATTATACGTCTCGACTATCCATTTCTTTTCTTAAATAAGCTTCTATGAATGGGCCTATTTCTCCATCCATAACAGCGTCTACTTTACCAGTTTCTTCATTCGTACGATGATCTTTAATCATTGAATATGGATGAAAGACGTAAGAACGAATCTGACTTCCCCATCCAATGTCTTTTTGTTCGCCTCGAATTTCAGCCATTTCTTGCTCTTGCTCTTCTAACTTTAATTGATAAAGTTTGGACTTCAACATTTTCATTGCAGCTTCTCTATTTTTTATTTGAGATCGTTCATTTTGGTTGTTGACTACAATACCTGTAGGGTGATGTGTAATTCTAATTGCAGACTCAGTTTTGTTAATATGTTGTCCACCAGCGCCTGAAGCTCTAAAAGTATCCACTGTGATATCATCTGGGTTAATCTCAATTTCAATTTCATCATTATTAAAATCAGGAATAACATCACATGATGCAAAAGAAGTATGGCGTCTACCAGATGAATCGAAAGGTGAAATTCTAACTAAACGATGAACACCCTTTTCTGCCTTTAAATAACCATAAGCATTATGTCCTTTAATAAGTAATGTGACACTTTTAACGCCTGCTTCATCTCCTGGAAGATAATCAACCGTTTCAACTTTAAAGCCATTTTGTTCACAGTAACGTTGATACATCCTAAGAAGCATACTTGCCCAATCTTGTGATTCTGTACCGCCAGCACCGGGATGAAGCTCTAATATAGCATTATTTGCATCATGTGGTCCGTCGAGGAGTAATTGTAACTCATATTGATCAATTTGTTCTTCAAATTGCTGAACTTCCTCTTCTAATTCTATCTTCATATCCTCATCATATTCTTCTTGTAATAACTCTCTCGTCGCACTCATATCATCGACAGCATTTGTCAGTTGATAATACCCATTTACTATAGATTTTAGTGCATTGTTCTTATCAATGATATCTTGTGCTTTAGTTTGATCATTCCAAAAATCAGGATCGGTCATCATTTCTTCATACTCTTGTATGTTCGTCTCTTTATTTTCTAAGTCAAAGAGACCCCCTAATTTGATTTAAGTGATTTTGATATTCTTCTAAATTTCTTTTAATTTCAGATAGTTCCATTCATCTTCTCTCCTATTTAATCATACTATGTCATAATATTTATATCATACAGTATATGCCTATTTTTTAAAAATAAACGGCCATTTCATCGCTATATCATATTACTAAGCATTTAACTTACAAGCGATGTAAATAAAGGCTGAGTCATTCATAATTAGATATGCCTCAGCCTTTATATTTAAACTATTTTATTGATTACGCTTTTCCATGACAATTTTTATATTTTTTACCACTACCACATGGGCATGGATCATTTCTACCTACCTGATCACCTTTTACAATCGGTTGGGGCTTTGCTTTTTCTTTGCCATCTTCAGCAGTTACATGTTTTGCTTCACCAAAGCTTTTAGATTTTTCACGTTCTACATCATCTTCAAACTGAACCACTGATTTCAAGATATACTTACATGTATCTTCCTCGATATTTTGCATCATGATATCAAATAATTCATGACCTTCATTTTGATAATCACGAAGTGGATTTTGTTGTGCATATGAACGTAAATGAATACCTTGACGCAATTGATCCATCGTATCAATATGATCAGTCCAATGTGTATCAATTGAACGTAATAAAATCATCCGCTCAAATTCACTCATTTGGTCTCCTAATGTTTCTTGTTGCTGTGCATATGCTTTTTCAATTTTAGACCATACAATTTCAAAAATATCTTCTGAATCTTTACCTTTAATTTCTGTATCTTGAAGATCTCCTTCTTGCAAGAACACATCATTAACGTAATTGATAAATGGCGTGTAGTCAGGATTATCGTCTTCTTCATTAATAAAATGATTAATCGCACGTTGCAATGTAGAACGTAACATCGCGTTAACGACTTGAGAACTTTCTTCACTATCAATGATTTCATTACGCTCATTATAAATAATTTCACGTTGCTTACGTAAAACTTCATCGTATTCTAGAATACGTTTACGCGCGTCAAAGTTATTACCTTCTACTCGTTTTTGAGCTGATTCTACAGCTCGAGATACCATTTTCGACTCGATTGGCGTTGAATCATCCATTCCTAAACGGTTCATCATTTTCTGTAAGCGTTCTGAACCAAAACGTACCATTAATTCATCTTGTAAAGATAGGTAAAAACGACTATCTCCTCTATCACCTTGGCGTCCTGAACGTCCACGTAATTGATCATCAATACGTCTTGATTCATGACGCTCAGTACCAATAACAGCAAGTCCACCTAACTCTTCAACACCATCACCAAGTTTAATATCTGTTCCACGTCCAGCCATATTTGTGGCAATTGTAACTGCACCTTTTTGCCCCGCGTTTGAAACGATTTCAGCTTCGCGTTCATGATTTTTAGCGTTTAATACGTCATGTCTGACACCACGTTTTTTTAGTAAATTTGAAATATATTCAGAAGTCTCAACAGCAACAGTACCTAGTAAGACGGGTTGTCCTTTTTTATGTTTTTCTACAACATCTTCAACTACCGCATCAAACTTTCCTTTTTGACTAATATAAATTAAGTCTGAATTATCTTTACGTTGAACAGGTTTGTTTGTTGGAATTTGGGTAACTGTCATATTATAGATATTACGAAATTCTTCCTCTTCGGTTTTCGCTGTACCAGTCATCCCCGCTAACTTATTATACATTCTGAAATAGTTTTGGAAAGTAATGGATGCCATCGTTTTAGACTCATTTTGAATTGCTACACCTTCTTTAGCTTCAATTGCTTGGTGTAAACCTTCAGAAAAACGACGTCCAGGCATTGTACGTCCAGTAAATTGGTCAACAATTAATACTTCACCGTCAACGACCATGTAATCAACATCGCGTTGCAAAGTAACATGAGCTCTTAAAGCTGTATTAATATGACTAATCACTTCCACATTTTGAACATCATAAAGATTATCTACTTTGAACATACGTTCAGCTTTATCTGCACCTTGTTCTGTAAGATGTACAGCTTTGGTTTTTTCATCATAATTATAATCATCTTCCGCTTTAAGCATTTTTGCAAAAACATTTGCTTGAGTATATAAAGAAGTAGATTTTTCCGCTTCACCAGAAATAATTAAAGGTGTTCTTGCTTCGTCGATCAATATGGAATCGACCTCATCAATAATTGCAAAATGTAGAGGACGCATTACTCTCTCTTCAGCATAGTTCACCATATTATCTCTAAGATAATCAAACCCAAGTTCATTATTCGTACTATAAGTGATATCTTGTGCGTAAGCCTCACGTTTTTCTTCAGTTGACTTACTATTTAAGTTCAAACCTACAGTTAAGCCAAGATAGTTATATAGTTCAGCCATTTCTTCACTTTGTGAACTTGATAGATATTCATTGACTGTAATAACATGTACACCTCTACCAGCTAAAGCATTCAAATACGTCGGCATGGTTGCAGTCAATGTTTTCCCTTCACCTGTTCTCATTTCTGCAATATCACCTTTATGTATAGCAATACCACCCATTACTTGTACTTTATAAGGAATCATATTAAATACTCTCTTTGACCCCTCACGTACAAGTGCATAAGCTTCAGGTAAAATTTTATCTAAATAATCATTTTGTTTTTTTACATCTTCAATTTCTGCTAACTCTTTTTGAAAAGATTTTGTTTTTTCACGTATTTCTTCATCGGTTAATATCGCAGTATCTTCCTCTAAAGCAAGTACTTTATCTGCTAACTTACCTAATCTTTTAATTTCTTTTTTATTGCCGTCAACAATTTTCGATAAAAATCCCATTGCACGCGTCGCTCCTTTAACTAAAAACTGTTTGGCTTACAACAATTTATCTTATCATTTATATCGCTAAATTTATACTTATATACTCATGAAGTAATGCGTGTTAACTCAATTTTTCACAACACTTCACTTTGATTCGACTGGCAACAGCCTTTTTCTATAGACAATCATTTATATTATAAAATGTATATAAACATTTCAATTAACAATAATTTTATTTTAACACGTTGCAATCATTTTTTTCTCGCAATCAAACACGTTTTTAAAAAATAACGCAACGCGATACCTTTAACTAATATAGAAATTTAAAATCAAAGTTTAAATATAAATCGTCAAATCACACTAGCATATTTGTAAGCATACTGTCTATTAAATACTCATTTAATTGGTTAATTTAAAATTTAAGCAAACAAAATAAGCTGAGACACTTATTAAGAATACGAACTCCAAAGCTTGATTAATGTCATATCTACTTTGAAGTGAACATATCAAAACAATGCCCCAGCCTATGTTTATTAAGTTCTATTTTGTAGTCAAGCAAACTAAGAATACCTATGTGTATTAGTAACCCTGATTCTATTAATCATTATTACCTTATTCAATAAACTGATAAGAATTCTTAATTCAACTTCGGCAATATTATAGTCTATAATATACAAGTCAATTTATTCAGTTGTTTCAATCAGACCGTATTTGCCATCTTTTCGTCTATAAACAATGCTTGTACCATCAGTTTCTCTATCGGTAAAAATAAAGAAATCATGTCCCAATAAATTCATTTGCAATACTGCTTCTTCAGAATCCATTGGTTTTAAGCTGAATTGTTTAGAACGAATAATTTCAATATCATTTTCACTTTCTATATCATCTGCATGATTGTTTGTTGTAGACTCTTGTACTTCAGCAACAAAGATATCTTGATCTCCACGATCTCTATGTTTACGATTTACACGAGTTTTGTATTTACGTACTTGTCTTTCCAATTTGTTAGTAATTAAATCAATGCCTGCATATAAATCATCATGTCTTTCTTCAGCTCTAAGAGTGACATCTTTTAAAGGAATTGTAACTTCAATTTTAGTTGTAGAATTAGAATAAGTTTTAACTCTAACATGTGCTACAGCATTTGGCACATTGTTAAAGTATCTTTCTAATTTACCTACTTTCTCCTCAATATAGTTGCGAATTGCATCTGTGATAGTGAGGTTATCTCCAT
Encoded proteins:
- the uvrB gene encoding excinuclease ABC subunit UvrB gives rise to the protein MVEHVPFKLKSEFEPQGDQPQAIQKIVDGVNERKRHQTLLGATGTGKTFTMSNVIKEVGKPTLIIAHNKTLAGQLYSEFKEFFPENRVEYFVSYYDYYQPEAYVPSTDTFIEKDASINDEIDQLRHSATSSLFERDDVIIIASVSCIYGLGNPEEYKNLVVSVRVGMEMERSELLRKLVDVQYSRNDIDFQRGTFRVRGDVVEIFPASREEMCIRVEFFGDEIDRIREVNYLTGEVIREREHFTIFPASHFVTREEKMKVAIERIEKELEERLKELRDENKLLEAQRLEQRTNYDLEMMREMGFCSGIENYSVHLTLRPLGSTPYTLLDYFGDDWLVMIDESHVTLPQIRGMYNGDRARKQVLIDHGFRLPSALDNRPLKFEEFEEKTKQLVYVSATPGPYELEHTDEMVEQIIRPTGLLDPKIDVRPTENQIDDLLSEIQDRVDKDERVLVTTLTKKMSEDLTTYMKEAGIKVNYLHSEIKTLERIEIIRDLRMGTYDAIVGINLLREGIDIPEVSLVVILDADKEGFLRSDRSLIQTIGRAARNDKGEVIMYADKITDSMQYAIDETQRRREIQIAHNKEHGITPKTINKKIHDVISATVESDETNQQQQTELPKKMTKKERQKTIENIEKEMKKAAKDLDFEKATELRDMLFELKAEG
- the secA gene encoding preprotein translocase subunit SecA; translated protein: MGFLSKIVDGNKKEIKRLGKLADKVLALEEDTAILTDEEIREKTKSFQKELAEIEDVKKQNDYLDKILPEAYALVREGSKRVFNMIPYKVQVMGGIAIHKGDIAEMRTGEGKTLTATMPTYLNALAGRGVHVITVNEYLSSSQSEEMAELYNYLGLTVGLNLNSKSTEEKREAYAQDITYSTNNELGFDYLRDNMVNYAEERVMRPLHFAIIDEVDSILIDEARTPLIISGEAEKSTSLYTQANVFAKMLKAEDDYNYDEKTKAVHLTEQGADKAERMFKVDNLYDVQNVEVISHINTALRAHVTLQRDVDYMVVDGEVLIVDQFTGRTMPGRRFSEGLHQAIEAKEGVAIQNESKTMASITFQNYFRMYNKLAGMTGTAKTEEEEFRNIYNMTVTQIPTNKPVQRKDNSDLIYISQKGKFDAVVEDVVEKHKKGQPVLLGTVAVETSEYISNLLKKRGVRHDVLNAKNHEREAEIVSNAGQKGAVTIATNMAGRGTDIKLGDGVEELGGLAVIGTERHESRRIDDQLRGRSGRQGDRGDSRFYLSLQDELMVRFGSERLQKMMNRLGMDDSTPIESKMVSRAVESAQKRVEGNNFDARKRILEYDEVLRKQREIIYNERNEIIDSEESSQVVNAMLRSTLQRAINHFINEEDDNPDYTPFINYVNDVFLQEGDLQDTEIKGKDSEDIFEIVWSKIEKAYAQQQETLGDQMSEFERMILLRSIDTHWTDHIDTMDQLRQGIHLRSYAQQNPLRDYQNEGHELFDIMMQNIEEDTCKYILKSVVQFEDDVEREKSKSFGEAKHVTAEDGKEKAKPQPIVKGDQVGRNDPCPCGSGKKYKNCHGKA
- a CDS encoding COG3942 and LysM peptidoglycan-binding domain-containing protein, whose amino-acid sequence is MKKTLTVTLSSIAAFIAINTAANAQESETSQLDTYATGDVITNQSNLGIYIVKPGDSLYKIALEHNLSLEELYALNPGVEPLIFPGDEIVVSETAFEQFNNTNTFVNYETNYIPVGYNNVSTDTSNTTYDNYDSESTDTYSVSNAYDGLRSVSNSGNLYTTGQCTYYAFDRRAELGKPIGSLWGNASNWAYSANQAGFNVDHTPEVGAVFQSGPGQNGAGAYGHVGVVESINSNGSVTVSEMNWNGGVNVKSYRTISNPNSYNYIH
- the hpf gene encoding ribosome hibernation-promoting factor, HPF/YfiA family yields the protein MIRFEIHGDNLTITDAIRNYIEEKVGKLERYFNNVPNAVAHVRVKTYSNSTTKIEVTIPLKDVTLRAEERHDDLYAGIDLITNKLERQVRKYKTRVNRKHRDRGDQDIFVAEVQESTTNNHADDIESENDIEIIRSKQFSLKPMDSEEAVLQMNLLGHDFFIFTDRETDGTSIVYRRKDGKYGLIETTE
- the uvrA gene encoding excinuclease ABC subunit UvrA, which produces MKGPSIVVKGARAHNLKGVDIELPKNKLIVMTGLSGSGKSSLAFDTIYAEGQRRYVESLSAYARQFLGQMDKPDVDTIEGLSPAISIDQKTTSKNPRSTVATVTEIYDYIRLLYARVGKPYCPYHGIEIESQTVQQMVDRILELEERTKIQLLAPVISHRKGNHEKLIEDIGKKGYVRLRVDDEIVDVNEVPQLDKNKNHTIEVVVDRLVVKDGIETRLADSIETALELAEGNLTVDVINGEELKFSENHACPICGFSIGELEPRMFSFNSPFGACPTCDGLGQKLKVDLDLVIPDKNKTLNEGAIEPWEPTSSDFYPTLLKRVCEVYKINMDKPYKKLTDRQKNILMNGSGEKEIEFTFTQRNGGTRKRKMVFEGVVPNIDRRYHESPSEYTREMMSKYMTELPCETCHGKRLSKEALSVYVGDYNIGEVVEYSIKNALYYFENLKLSDQDKSIADQILKEIISRLSFLNNVGLEYLTLDRSSGTLSGGEAQRIRLATQIGSRLTGVLYVLDEPSIGLHQRDNDRLINTLKEMRDLGNTLIVVEHDDDTMRAADYLVDVGPGAGNHGGEVVSSGTPNKVMKDKKSLTGQYLSGKKRIEVPEYRREITDRKIQIKGAKSNNLKNVNVDFPLSVLTVVTGVSGSGKSSLVNEILYKALAQKINKSKVKPGNFDEIKGIDQLDKIIDIDQSPIGRTPRSNPATYTGVFDDIRDVFAQTNEAKIRGYQKGRFSFNVKGGRCEACKGDGIIKIEMHFLPDVYVPCEVCDGKRYNRETLEVTYKGKNIADVLEMTVEEATHFFENIPKIKRKLQTLVDVGLGYITLGQQATTLSGGEAQRVKLASELHKRSTGRSIYILDEPTTGLHVDDISRLLKVLNRIVENGDTVVIIEHNLDVIKTADHIIDLGPEGGEGGGTIIATGTPEEIAQNKGSYTGQYLKPVLERDSVE
- a CDS encoding YfbR-like 5'-deoxynucleotidase, with product MGMHQYFKRLSDLEKLIRLPGKFKYFEHNVAAHSFKVTKIAQYMATVEEYHGNKIDWKSLYEKSLNHDFAEVFTGDIKTPVKYASKELKHLFSQVEEEMVDTFIKEEIPTQYQHVYRERLQEGKDDSLEGQILSVADKIDLLYETFGEIQKRNPEPLFFEIYEMSLETIIQFDHLESVKDFIENVIPEMLTENFIPRTELRETTMSILNRRNG
- the prfB gene encoding peptide chain release factor 2 (programmed frameshift), whose product is MELSEIKRNLEEYQNHLNQIRGSLDLENKETNIQEYEEMMTDPDFWNDQTKAQDIIDKNNALKSIVNGYYQLTNAVDDMSATRELLQEEYDEDMKIELEEEVQQFEEQIDQYELQLLLDGPHDANNAILELHPGAGGTESQDWASMLLRMYQRYCEQNGFKVETVDYLPGDEAGVKSVTLLIKGHNAYGYLKAEKGVHRLVRISPFDSSGRRHTSFASCDVIPDFNNDEIEIEINPDDITVDTFRASGAGGQHINKTESAIRITHHPTGIVVNNQNERSQIKNREAAMKMLKSKLYQLKLEEQEQEMAEIRGEQKDIGWGSQIRSYVFHPYSMIKDHRTNEETGKVDAVMDGEIGPFIEAYLRKEMDSRDV
- a CDS encoding CsbA family protein, translated to MIWYVCAAFFPCILVVLFSVVTRSKWIGTLVTLVIIGASVYKGFFHNEWIIFIDVTSLLAGYLIIDQLEFHKNQNDS